One segment of Panthera uncia isolate 11264 chromosome A3 unlocalized genomic scaffold, Puncia_PCG_1.0 HiC_scaffold_12, whole genome shotgun sequence DNA contains the following:
- the SLC30A3 gene encoding probable proton-coupled zinc antiporter SLC30A3 → MEPSPATGGSETTRLVSPRDRGGAGGGLRLKSLFTEPSEPLPEEPKPEEMPFHHCHRDPLPPPGLTPERLQAQRQLCAACAVCCVFMAGEVVGGYLAHSLAIMTDAAHLLADVGSMMGSLFSLWLSTRPATRTMTFGWHRSETLGALASVVSLWMVTGILLYLAFIRLLHSDYHIEGGAMLLTASIAVCANLLMAFVLHQAGPPHSHGSRGAEYAPLEEGPGEPLPLGNTSVRAAFVHVLGDLLQSLGVLAASVLIYFKPQYKAADPISTFLFSICALGSTAPTLRDVLRVLMEGSPRSVGFEPVRDTLLSVPGVRATHELHLWSLTLTYHVASAHLAIDSTADPEAVLAEATSQLHSRFGFSSCTLQVEQYQPEMAQCLRCREPPQA, encoded by the exons ATGGAGCCCTCTCCTGCCACAGGGGGCTCGGAGACCACTCGCCTGGTGAGCCCCCGGGACCGCGGCGGCGCCGGTGGCGGCCTGCGCTTGAAGAG TCTCTTCACAGAGCCCTCGGAGCCCCTCCCTGAGGAACCTAAACCTGAGGAGATGCCCTTCCACCATTGCCACAGGGACCCCCTGCCCCCGCCGGGCCTCACCCCCGAGAGGCTGCAGGCGCAGAGGCAGCTGTGTGCGGCCTGTGCTGTGTGCTGCGTCTTCATGGCCGGGGAGGTGGTCG GTGGGTATTTGGCGCACAGCCTGGCCATCATGACAGATGCAGCCCACCTCCTGGCGGATGTGGGCAGCATGATGGGCAGCCTCTTCTCCCTTTGGCTCTCAACCCGTCCAGCCACCCGCACCATGACCTTTGGCTGGCACCGCTCAG AGACTCTGGGGGCTTTGGCCTCCGTGGTCTCCCTCTGGATGGTCACTGGCATCCTCCTGTACCTGGCCTTCATCCGCCTGCTGCACAGCGACTACCACATCGAGGGGGGTGCAATGCTGCTGACCGCCAGCATCGCAGTCTGTGCCAATCTGCT AATGGCCTTTGTGCTGCACCAGGCCGGGCCCCCCCACAGCCACGGGTCTAGGGGGGCGGAGTATGCACCGCTGGAGGAGGGGCCGGGGGAGCCCCTGCCCCTGGGGAACACCAGCGTCCGGGCAGCCTTTGTGCATGTGCTGGGGGACCTCCTGCAGAGCCTTGGGGTACTGGCCGCCTCTGTCCTCATCTACTTCAAG CCTCAGTACAAGGCAGCTGACCCCATCAGcaccttcctcttctccatctgTGCCCTCGGATCCACAGCTCCCACCCTCCGAGATGTTCTTCGTGTCCTTATGGAAG GTTCCCCCCGAAGTGTGGGGTTTGAGCCCGTGCGGGACACGCTGTTGTCGGTGCCAGGAGTCCGGGCAACTCATGAGCTGCACCTGTGGTCCCTTACGCTCACTTACCATGTTGCCTCCGCACACCTGGCTATTG ACTCCACGGCCGACCCTGAAGCTGTCCTGGCTGAAGCCACATCCCAGCTCCACTCCCGGTTTGGATTCTCCAGCTGTACCCTGCAGGTTGAGCAGTACCAGCCCGAGATGGCCCAGTGCCTGCGCTGCCGGGAGCCCCCCCAGGCCTGA
- the DNAJC5G gene encoding dnaJ homolog subfamily C member 5G: MAHLDEAAHRLSKSGTTLYAVLELKKGASPEDIKKAYRNLALKYHPDKNPGNAQATEIFKEINTAHSILSDPKKRKIYDRHGSLGIYIYDHFGEEGVTYYFTLNSCWFKTLVLLCALLTCCCCCCCCCFCCGTLKPPSEDVARRYQQNVQNQPPRSGNKRNFRREDEDNEFNG; encoded by the exons ATGGCTCATTTGGATGAAGCGGCCCACCGGCTGTCCAAAAGTGGCACAACCCTCTATGCGGTGCTGGAGCTTAAGAAGGGCGCCTCACCCGAAGACATCAAAAAGGCCTACAG GAACCTGGCCTTGAAGTATCATCCAGACAAGAATCCAGGGAACGCTCAAGCAACAGAAATATTCAAAGAGATCAACACAGCCCACTCCATACTGAGTGACCCCAAGAAGCGGAAAATCTACGACCGGCATGGCTCgttgggaatatatatatatgatcactTTGGCGAAGAAGGCGTCACTTACTATTTTACACTGAATAGTTGTTGGTTCAAG ACACTTGTCCTCCTGTGTGCTCTGCTCAcctgttgctgttgctgctgctgttgctgcttttGCTGTGGAACACTTAAGCCACCATCTGAGGATGTTGCTAGAAGATATCAGCAGAATGTCCAGAATCAGCCTCCCAGGTCAG gaaacaaaagaaattttagaagagaGGACGAAGATAATGAATTTAATGGCTAA